CTTTAGTTGCCTTCTTATTAAGACTGCTTTTTGTTGAAATCTCAGGCTTGATGTCCATTTGACAGTTAACAATTTTACCAGTTTTACTCTGCTTAAGCAATCTTATTCCTCTAATATTTCTAAGTTGCTGtgcatcctctttttttttcatatattgttagTGTAAGGTTTTTTCCAGTCTTCCAGTCCTATCTTTTATTTGTCAGTTGTCATTTTCTCAGGTTTATGGATGTCCAGCTTTCATGTTGCTTTTCTTAAATCGCTTGTTATTATGATTGGCTTTGGTGCTTTTTCACTTTTGTGAAACTTGTTACCTTGACTGGAAGTTTTAATCTCTTCAGCTGTTATTTTCTTGCCAACAGTCTTAGTTcataataatttccttcattccAGTGATTGTAAAGAAACTGCCTTGATTGGTTGTGTGGTGAGAAGGGGGTTTCCCTTTTCAGAGGTTTCACAGCTTGGTTAAAATGCTTAACCACTAATTGACACATCAAAAAGAGAGATTTGGTTGGAGGTAAAAGCAGCATTAAGTGCAATGCAGTTGTGTCAGAGGAACACAACtgtttaaaaacttcattttttttttcaggtatccTTTCGTTATTCATGGCTGCAGCTGGGGCAAGGAAAGTGTATGCAGTAGAAGCCAGCGGCATGGCAGCCATAATCGAGAAAGTGGCTCGTGATAATGGATTCAGTGATGTCATCAAGGTCTTCCCTGATAAAGTGGAAAACATTTCGTTGAAAGAGAACGAAAAAGTTGACGTTTTGGTTTCAGAATGGATGGGATTTTATCTGCTACACGAGTCCATGTTGAACTCTGTCATTACAGCTCGTGATAAGTTTCTATCAGATAATGGTACCATTTTTCCTTCTGAAGCTAGATTGTATGCTTGCCCATGTTCCTTACAAGCCCTGTATAAAGAACAGATAAATTTTTggaataatgtttataattttgataTGTCTGCAGTCAAAGAAGTTGCTCTTAAatccaaaatgaagaaacctgaGGTTTGCTTAGTCCCAAAGTCTGATCTCTTAGCAGAGCCATCTTGTGTCAAGACTTTTAATCTCAGATGGGTCACTGGAGAAGACGTACAGTCATTTACAGAAACGTCCTTCGTTGGAATCACAAGAGCTGGGCTGTATCAAGGTTTATGTCTCTGGTTTGAGTGTGATTTCGATGGACGCGAGTATGacgaagagggaaaagaaaacgGCCGCCTTGTCACACTTTCTACATCTCCCTCCAGTCCCCCAACTCACTGGAAGCAGACAGTGGTAGTATTAGGGTATGGAGCCGATATGACTAGCAATCAGTTTGATCAAAGCTGTCAAAGTGAAGCTTCAAATAGTGAAGGTAGTACTCCCAAACAGTTGGAAAGTGAGGAAAGGAACTGTAAACCAGGACCAAGTCAGTGCAGAGATTCTCCATCCATAGGTGGTAAAGAAAAGGCCTTGGgtacaaaagataaaattcaagaaaGCGGTTATCAGAGGGAAGAACTTTTGGTACAGAAGGATTACGAAGTAGATGAAGATGAAGTAGTTGGGTGGAGACTAATATTTGCCCAGAGCAAAGAAAATATTCGCCATTACACAATGACCGTTGAAATGTTAGACCCAGAAACCGAAGAGCACCCAATTCCATGTGCTTGCCCAATGCCTCGTTGTATGATAATTGCTAAGATGATGGAGAGTGAAACGGAAGGAGACGACGCCATTGACTGTACTTGATTAgtgattaaaaattttacttgataAGAAAGAATCTTGATGTGGATTGAAACAGCTGAAAGGGAATGATTTAGCTAACTATTTTATGTAAACTGTAAAAGCTTCATAATTTCAGATGCAAACCTTTCATGCCTACCGTGAAAACTATTTTAATGTTTCCACTTTGTTGAAATATGTTATTCGTTTTATCACTGAAAATCCATTGCTTCATGACTGAGTTCAGGTACACCAGCAACCTTTCCgggcatgttaaaaaaaaaaaaaataagaatccaGCCCACCATTTGCACATTTGAGTTCCCACATCTCATCTATCAGCAAAAAATGGTCATATGAAATGTGTCTGTTGATTTGACAAGACCTATTGACTTTGCTTCCATAAACTTGACCAGTTCGTGCATTtcttgaatttgtttttgttgtttcaacctttgttatatttcattatttatgtaatacaTTGGACCTCCCTATAACCCTTCCTCCTGtgggggtcagtgccgtcagtgtacctcacgtggtgcactgtaggcattactcaatgttctttgcagcatcccttcggcccctagctgcaacctctttcattccttttgctgtacctctgttcatattctctttctcccatctgacttctcaccctctctaacagttgcttcttagtgcagctgtgaggtttttctccttttacacctttcaaaccgtcttactgtcaatttccctttcagggtgaatgacctcataggtcccagtgcttggcctttggcctaaattctgtattccaattccaattccagtaacTTTTCCTTACAGTAAGAAGCTCTTCTCCCAGCCTCAATTTCAGAGATGCCACCAGAATATCAGTCTCCTCAGTCTTCACTCCAACAGTGCCTCATCACGAGAGGTTTTTTGTGTTGGACATCATCAAGGGTTACTACTCTGCTCTCTTGAAGGTGTTTGAAGGCGTCGGCTTTGGCTCCTCAAGGGAGTTTGTCACATGGGCCCATCATTTGAAAGGGTATCCATGCTGAAGACTGCAGTCCCCATCCTGGGACTTGTCTCTGGTGTTAAATGCCTTTCTGTATAATGAATGAACCTCTGGTGGATGCTTCATCTGGATAAGTAAGTTATCTAGTGAGGTTTCTCACTTTCTCACACACAAAATTCCAGTAGTATCGATAAATCTTATGTGACAGGTGTAGTGAAGAAGATGCAAACAGCTCCCTCCCAATCTCAGGatcgatattattatttcatccttGCTGCTGATGGAGAGTATAGTAAGTCATTTGATTCACTACTGATATTGTCATTTAGCAGTACAGACTAGTACTAGCCAATTTTATGATCCTTTTTAGTTCCCAGAGCTGCTGAACTTCAGACATTCATTCAGTAGTTTGCTGGCTCCTTGCTCCTTAGAATAGATGTCCAAACAGCAGCAGGTCTTCTTTCGATCTAGCTACTCATTCAGTTAGAAAGCGATTAGCTTTTAGTACCAAAACAAGTAcagttttttaaaagcaaaattgatTACTTTTATACAATTATACAAATCCATCAGGTACAGACAGCACTTTATGTGACCATTTTTTGCTAATAGAGGGATTTCAGAGTCTGGATGTACACACAGCaagctgggatttttttttttatctggcagGGCATTCTGCGAAGAGAGCAGATGCACCTAAAGATAGTTGTAGTGAAAAGTATGTAACAAACTTTTCCATTTTGTACCACTAATAGTGTATCCAAATATATGtcttatatgttttttgtttatccttatCCTTTATACCAGTGCTTGACTCTGTATAGTTGTAACAAACATAACATATAGTTTCACAGGCCTTTTTCTAGTTGATCCTGGTTAATAGTAGAGGCAGATTAATTCAGCTTATTGTAACTAGTAATATTATGTGATTGTAGTGTATGTGCACTCATGAGTTGATGCTCATTTGGAAACAGCGAAATAGCAGAAGTTACCCACACAGGAGAAGCTACATATTTCCATGAGCAAGCAGGAACCATGACATGCTTAGACTTATTAGTAACAGTTCTGACTCACTGACTTTGACTGCAAGCTATCAGAAAATTGATATACCAGGAACACTTGCCAGTTATCACCAGCATTAGTGACGGTATCACCTTGGTCTTGTCTGGAAAAGGCAGGTTGGTTGAACTGTAATTGAATATAATGTTGATGAGTTCCACAGTGTGGACGATTCATTTTGAGTTATTAAATGGTACCTCCACACTGctggaaataatttcattattaagcaCACAGAAATACAATATTATATTAGTGTTCTATATCAGACTACTAGAAAAGCATAGAGTAGATGATGTGGAAATAGAGttgagaaaatgtaataaattatgaGAAAAGGAGAGCCCAATTTTATCTAACAGTGAAAGCAGGTTATTGAAGTCATGGTCAATTTGTGCTTCAAACTTTAATTGGGGAACCTCAAATTATGATGTatggaaaagatgaagaaaataggAAAGGCCACTTCAAGTTTAAAGGTTAATGGACAGTATTGAACAAGCCCTTTAGAAAGTGTGAGTAATGCCTTTGCTGAGCAGTTTGCTAGCGTCTTCCATAAATCATATTGCGCTCCAGGATGTCATTACAGACAGATGCACTGACTTCGTTTCTTCTGAACTGATTGGATGAGTCATGCCATCTGATTTGACCCAGAAGACTTGTAATGATACAGCTCCAACCCCCGATGATATTGTGTGTGTTATGATGAAGAATATTTCCAGGAATACAGTGCTATTTAAGATTAGTATCATGAAATATAGCATGATAGCAAACATTCTGCTCGGACTTTTATAATGGCTGTTATTTAAGAATTTTCAAAGCCAGAAAGGATTAATTTTTAGCATCCATTTACTGACCAATAACTTATGTCTCTCTTAAGCAGGGTAATCGAAATGATGTCAATATAAGACTGGTTTTATTATTTGGAAAAGAAGGGTATTTTAACTCCGCTCTTGTGTTCTTGCTAAATACACTCAGCAACCGACATATTACTTTTAATTGAAATTCCAAGTAGCAGCATGTATCTTTATTCtgtgacattgaaaaagcatttAATATTGCCTGGAGATATTAcatcttgaaaaatattcatgaatggcCTTGAAGGAGAAATACTAATGGTCTTCCAGGTACTTTTAACTGGTCACAACTTTCAGGTTAATGTTTGTAGCACCTTGTGTGAAGAAAGATATCATGAAGTTTCTCTGGGGGCATGTATTGAGTATTGCCCTTTTTGTCTTAGCTAATGATTATTTGGCTAAAGTGAACTGATCCAATTTTTGTCTGTACCAGACAGGCCTGTTTCTCACAGACCACAACTGTGGTATGCAATAAATGTTtggatactgaaaaaaaaaaatgttaaaatacagaCATTTTTTCTTACTATTATGTTGTGAACAGACATTCCAGACATTTTGAATACctaaatgttctttttttcttcttataatgTTATAAGATTATATCTTTCATCAAGCTTCCTAATCCACTTTCaatgagaaagaaatgagaaagaaaattagtTCTGGCAATTCATTAAGGTTTTTCTGATCACAtggagaaaaaaatccaaaattaaaacaacagcATCGTTTAAAAATCCAGTTTGCTCTACTTGGCAACTCACTGGTTATTGGGAAAAGGTTTTGAAATCTTACATGATTCCAGAACTCATCAACTTTTTGAGGCTTTAATtacggcagaagaagaagaacgaatgGAAATATTATGAGAAACCGTAGGAATACTACCCGGACAAAACTGGTTTCGTCTGTTGGATGGATCTATTGAagccatacaaaaatattttgttgactgAGCAGCAGCGGTATTCCATTAAAGAAGATTAtcaaagaagacgaagaaaaactCTCAGATTGAatcatccattttatttatttgtttatttatttgctttgtgtataataattgtttttgtcagttttatcagtattttgctttattcttctTGTGTCTAAATTTCATGATTACACCCCATAGGAGTGTAGGGCTGTCAGCGCActtcaagtggtgcactgtaggcatcacttgaggtGCTTTGCTGCAGCCCtgtcattcctttgactgtacctccgttcatattctctctctccccatcttactttcctcaaccttctcctaacaggtgttttacagtgcaactgtgaggttttcctcttgtacacctttgtaacctttttactctcgatttcccattcagcgctgtatgacctcataggtcccagggcttgggcgttggcctaaattatatataccatACTGTAAGTGATTCTGTACTATAAACAGTATTTAGTGCATTAGTGGCTTGAAGTTTCATATAATCAGGATTAGTTGATGCCCCTCATTTTGCAACTGACCACCAGGTACAAAATTCACTGCTTCATAATCAGGTCACAATGGATGTTTGATGGAACAGGCCCAAGTTG
This genomic stretch from Macrobrachium rosenbergii isolate ZJJX-2024 chromosome 23, ASM4041242v1, whole genome shotgun sequence harbors:
- the Art8 gene encoding protein arginine N-methyltransferase 6 — encoded protein: MADTEAEDSSMASVDEDGITNILNQYKVDDRIENEYFSSYEDVEIHRLMISDHPRTSAYADAIKKNKHLFKGKVVMDVGAGTGILSLFMAAAGARKVYAVEASGMAAIIEKVARDNGFSDVIKVFPDKVENISLKENEKVDVLVSEWMGFYLLHESMLNSVITARDKFLSDNGTIFPSEARLYACPCSLQALYKEQINFWNNVYNFDMSAVKEVALKSKMKKPEVCLVPKSDLLAEPSCVKTFNLRWVTGEDVQSFTETSFVGITRAGLYQGLCLWFECDFDGREYDEEGKENGRLVTLSTSPSSPPTHWKQTVVVLGYGADMTSNQFDQSCQSEASNSEGSTPKQLESEERNCKPGPSQCRDSPSIGGKEKALGTKDKIQESGYQREELLVQKDYEVDEDEVVGWRLIFAQSKENIRHYTMTVEMLDPETEEHPIPCACPMPRCMIIAKMMESETEGDDAIDCT